The bacterium region ATTCCAATATTGCAAGTTAAAATTAAAAATATATCCCGTTTCCGGCACTTTGGGGAATTGGATCAACGATGTTACAACGCTAAATCCCGCTTCGGCTTTATCCGTTGCGTAGGTCTGAAAAGGCGCATTGGGGAAAATATCGCTTTTCCATTTGAACGTTCCCATAAAACCGAGTTTGATTTTATCTTTTGAAAAGGAATAAGGCACGTAGCGAAAATTTAATAAAAAATCACTTGGTACATCATGATTTTTGAAAAAAGAAACAATAGCGCTGCTGGGAATACTTGGTGAACGGTTGGGTGTTTGAAAGAAATTGGTTAGAAATATCATATCCAGATTGTGCGCAATTCCAAATTGCAATCCAAGCACGGCATTTACGTCTTTGATAGAACTGGACGTCGTTGTTGTGCCGTCAAATCGATCGGCATTGCCTTTAAAGAAACGTGTATTTTGAAATACGTAGAGATCGCCAAAATTAAGCGTTTGTGCCGAATAGGTGTAAAAAGAACCGAAACGATCGGTCATGGCCGAAACATTGCCGGTTTGCGCTTTAAGAGTTTGAACGAAGGCAAAAACTATTAATGCGACTGTTGTAACTCTGGTGAGTTTCATACAATTGCTCCGGATCAAAAATGTAAAAATAGGCAGGTAAATTCTGTTTTTTAAACATTTAAAAGATAAACTCTAACTGTTATAAATGCAAGGTTTTTTTGGATAACGGGTTTGCCTATGTAATTATACAATTAAGTCTGTGATCGGACACGATTTTCTTTATTGATTCTTTACAAGTGAATGGTTACTTTTTCGACCTGTTTTCCAAATTAATCACAAAAAACGGTGAACAAGTGAGCATTGAAATCCGCCAAATCCATCCTCCTCATCTCATGGAGTTTATAAAATTTCAATGGAAAATTTATCGCGATGATCCGAATTGGGTTCCGCCGCTGATCATGGAACGCAAAGAGTTTCTCGACCCTGAAAAAAATCCTTTTTTTCATCATGGGGAAGTAGCTTTTTTTATGGCCTATCGCGACGGAGAATCCGTGGGGAGAATTGCGGCTATTAATAATAAATTGCACAACGACTATCACGGCGAAACGGTCGGATTTTTCGGACTTTTTGAGTGTGTCAATGATCAGGCTGTAGCGGACGCATTGCTCAATAAAGCTAAGGAATTTTTGAAAAATATTGGATTGACGGCGATGCGTGGTCCGGCCAGTTTTTCGTCGAATGACGAATGGGGGCTTTTGGTGGATAGTTTTGATCGGCCGCCGGTCATTCTTATGACTTACAATCCGGCCTATTACGTACAGCTGCTGGAAAAACACGGGTTGAAAAAAGTCAAAGACGTAGTGGCGCATTATCTCGATGCTCCAAAAGAAATTCCTGAACGAATTCGCAGAGGCGTCGAATTAATTTTGAAACGCAACGAATTTACCGTACGCAAAATCAATATGAAAGATTTTGCCAACGAGGTCAAAAGGATCAAAGCCATTTACAATGCTGCATGGGAAAAAAATTGGGGCTTCATTCCCATGACGGACGCGGAATTCGATTTCATGGCAAAACAAATGAAACAAATTGTCGATCCCGATTTTGTTTTGATCGCAGAACATAAAGGCAGTCCGGTAGCATTTTCGCTAACCATTCCCAATCTCAATGAGGCTCTGATCAAGCTTCATGACGGCAAATTATTTCCATTCGGGTTGTTCAAATTGCTTTGGCATTCACGCAAAGGGCAAATTCGGTCAGTGCGCGTTATTACGCTGGGTGTTACGAAGGAACATCGAAATTCCGGAATTGATACCGTTTTTTATCACAAATGTTTTGAAGAAGGGTTAAAGAAAG contains the following coding sequences:
- a CDS encoding N-acetyltransferase, which codes for MEFIKFQWKIYRDDPNWVPPLIMERKEFLDPEKNPFFHHGEVAFFMAYRDGESVGRIAAINNKLHNDYHGETVGFFGLFECVNDQAVADALLNKAKEFLKNIGLTAMRGPASFSSNDEWGLLVDSFDRPPVILMTYNPAYYVQLLEKHGLKKVKDVVAHYLDAPKEIPERIRRGVELILKRNEFTVRKINMKDFANEVKRIKAIYNAAWEKNWGFIPMTDAEFDFMAKQMKQIVDPDFVLIAEHKGSPVAFSLTIPNLNEALIKLHDGKLFPFGLFKLLWHSRKGQIRSVRVITLGVTKEHRNSGIDTVFYHKCFEEGLKKGVQWAELSWILEDNTAMNRALERLGSRVYKTYRIMEMPLN